The proteins below are encoded in one region of Corynebacterium felinum:
- a CDS encoding glycosyltransferase, which yields MGAEGFALASLVALAVFIFWVGLVKIAFFPLSVLFELRSCIRRRDRSAWDLSPLVSIIVPCFNEARVLPACVHSVLRSEYEFFELIIVDDGSTDNTKEVMLELGKLDSRIITIHQRNAGKGAALNTGTEYASGEFLMYVDADGVFRPDTIAEMLRAFRHAKVGAVCGDDRPVNVDRTLTTLLALISHVGTGYVRRALAVVQCLPVVSGNIGMFRRSVLQETGVLLTDSLGEDLELTWRVHRAGFQVAFAPRAIVYAESPSTLRGLWRQRVRWARGLIQAVVIHRGMIGNPRYGVFGVFLLFNTLSMLVVPLAQIVVLAGLPFVVFASPDFLPTSVVGWLSFLSVTVAGVLVVYALVLSRAWGDFRHAWTFPLWPIYAMFMGFTLAHALYLELTGARRQWNKLERTGAISVKGLEAVKGAEAVTGVEAVKGADPIVVKRNRSA from the coding sequence ATGGGTGCTGAGGGTTTTGCGCTGGCCTCGCTGGTGGCTTTGGCGGTGTTTATTTTTTGGGTGGGTCTTGTCAAGATTGCCTTTTTTCCGTTGAGTGTGTTGTTTGAGTTGCGTTCGTGTATTCGGCGGCGTGATCGTTCGGCGTGGGATCTGAGTCCTTTGGTGAGCATTATCGTGCCGTGCTTTAACGAGGCGCGGGTGCTTCCGGCGTGTGTGCATTCGGTGTTGCGCAGTGAGTATGAGTTTTTTGAGTTGATCATTGTTGATGATGGTTCGACTGATAATACGAAGGAGGTAATGCTGGAGCTGGGGAAGTTGGATAGTCGGATTATTACGATTCATCAGCGCAATGCGGGGAAGGGGGCTGCGTTGAATACGGGTACTGAGTATGCTTCGGGTGAGTTTTTGATGTATGTGGATGCTGATGGGGTGTTTCGTCCGGATACGATTGCGGAGATGCTGCGGGCGTTTCGGCATGCGAAGGTGGGGGCGGTGTGTGGGGATGATCGTCCTGTGAATGTGGATCGGACGTTGACGACTTTGTTGGCGTTGATTTCGCATGTGGGTACGGGGTATGTGCGGCGTGCGTTGGCTGTGGTGCAGTGTTTGCCGGTGGTGAGTGGGAATATTGGGATGTTTCGTCGGAGTGTGCTGCAAGAGACGGGGGTGTTGTTGACGGATTCGTTGGGGGAGGATTTGGAGTTGACGTGGCGGGTGCATCGGGCTGGTTTTCAGGTGGCGTTTGCCCCGCGTGCGATTGTGTATGCGGAGTCGCCGTCGACGTTGCGGGGGTTGTGGCGTCAGCGTGTGCGGTGGGCGCGGGGGTTGATTCAGGCGGTGGTGATTCATCGGGGGATGATTGGGAATCCGCGCTATGGAGTGTTTGGGGTGTTTTTGCTTTTTAATACGTTGAGTATGCTCGTGGTGCCGTTGGCGCAGATTGTTGTGCTTGCGGGTTTGCCTTTTGTGGTGTTTGCTTCGCCTGATTTTTTGCCGACGTCGGTGGTGGGGTGGTTGAGTTTTTTGAGTGTGACTGTGGCGGGGGTGCTTGTTGTGTATGCGCTTGTGTTGAGTCGGGCGTGGGGTGATTTTCGGCATGCGTGGACGTTTCCGCTGTGGCCGATTTATGCGATGTTTATGGGTTTTACGCTGGCGCATGCTTTGTATTTGGAGTTAACGGGTGCGCGGCGGCAGTGGAATAAGTTGGAGCGCACGGGCGCGATTAGTGTGAAGGGTTTGGAAGCAGTCAAGGGGGCAGAGGCAGTCACGGGTGTGGAGGCAGTCAAGGGTGCCGATCCGATTGTGGTGAAGCGGAATCGTTCCGCGTAG
- a CDS encoding ATP-grasp domain-containing protein encodes MNILITGVGGPAGKALVNQLSTTMHSVVGVDMQTVVPTQVDSFELVPPASDPAMVEHLSRIISKYGIDLVIPTVADELVQIAHASSVGAFDPATVVLSEESAVHNCFDKFLTMIALRQAGVSVPPFGLPSDFRSAGEVFATLGPHIITKPRVARGGRGFAVHSDPETFDLSGFDDSFLIQSFAPGEEFAPMVYLGDEVGDETVALVRKQRDNVCDSSAVVIQPVPVSEALDVAMLAVRACRALKLSGPIDLDVRRMADGRPVVLEVNARFGANSEFAPEILQRVLCSYV; translated from the coding sequence ATGAATATTTTGATTACTGGGGTGGGGGGTCCGGCAGGTAAGGCGTTGGTGAATCAGTTATCCACCACGATGCATAGCGTGGTGGGGGTGGATATGCAGACGGTGGTACCGACACAGGTGGATAGTTTCGAGTTGGTTCCGCCTGCTAGTGATCCGGCGATGGTTGAGCATCTGTCGCGGATTATTAGCAAGTATGGGATTGATTTGGTGATTCCGACGGTGGCTGATGAGCTGGTGCAGATTGCGCACGCGAGTAGTGTGGGTGCTTTTGATCCGGCCACTGTGGTGCTCAGCGAGGAATCGGCTGTGCACAATTGTTTTGACAAGTTTTTGACCATGATTGCGTTGCGCCAGGCGGGTGTGTCGGTGCCGCCTTTTGGTTTGCCCAGTGATTTCCGCAGCGCAGGCGAGGTGTTTGCGACTTTGGGGCCACATATTATTACGAAACCGCGCGTGGCGCGTGGGGGTCGTGGTTTTGCGGTGCATTCGGACCCTGAGACTTTTGATTTGTCTGGGTTTGATGATTCGTTTTTAATTCAGTCTTTTGCCCCTGGTGAGGAGTTTGCCCCCATGGTGTATTTGGGTGATGAGGTGGGGGATGAGACTGTGGCGTTGGTGCGCAAACAGCGTGATAATGTGTGTGATTCTTCGGCGGTTGTTATCCAACCGGTGCCGGTATCAGAGGCATTGGATGTTGCGATGTTGGCGGTGCGCGCGTGTCGGGCGTTGAAGCTTTCAGGCCCGATTGATTTGGATGTGCGTCGTATGGCTGATGGGCGTCCGGTGGTGTTGGAGGTGAATGCGCGTTTTGGTGCGAATAGTGAGTTTGCGCCGGAGATTTTGCAGCGAGTGTTGTGTAGTTACGTCTAA
- a CDS encoding PIG-L deacetylase family protein, translated as MLFYVALVIAFMALFIYVLSDRGTAVFLKNFTYARRVRAMVLLCLAVVCVSLMTMAGMAYIHEATWGPIVEEVALATAFLLLAAIVFVLINHRRAVVAKAEKPLVILAVGAHPDDLEIACGATLAKLSDFGHHVHALVMSDGKQGGDNKVRPLEARAGASTMGVLDIEVYSLTDTRLAEHNMDMVRIVEGKIEAIKPDLILTHSCNDQHQDHQAVHFAVLRAARKYPSILCFESPSVTSSFNPTVFVDITDYIDVKVAAVEQHRDQASKRYLRSDRIRGMAVFRGAQGKVELAEGFEVVRLKDSIVGLSKMSSKVVDENSVNLI; from the coding sequence ATGCTTTTTTATGTCGCGCTGGTAATAGCATTTATGGCATTGTTTATTTACGTGCTCAGTGATCGCGGAACTGCGGTCTTTTTAAAAAACTTTACGTATGCGCGACGTGTTCGTGCCATGGTTCTTTTATGTTTAGCCGTGGTATGCGTATCGCTGATGACCATGGCGGGCATGGCCTATATCCATGAAGCTACTTGGGGGCCGATCGTGGAAGAGGTGGCACTGGCAACGGCCTTTCTTTTACTTGCGGCTATAGTGTTTGTGCTGATTAATCACCGCCGCGCGGTGGTGGCCAAGGCTGAGAAGCCTTTGGTCATTCTCGCGGTGGGGGCGCACCCTGATGATTTGGAAATTGCCTGCGGTGCAACGCTGGCGAAGCTCAGCGATTTCGGCCATCATGTGCATGCACTGGTGATGAGTGATGGTAAGCAGGGCGGGGATAATAAAGTGCGCCCTTTAGAAGCGCGTGCGGGCGCGAGCACCATGGGGGTATTAGATATCGAGGTGTATTCGCTGACTGATACCAGGCTTGCTGAGCACAATATGGACATGGTCAGGATTGTGGAAGGCAAGATTGAGGCGATCAAACCTGATTTGATTTTGACTCATTCCTGCAATGATCAGCATCAAGATCACCAGGCTGTGCATTTCGCGGTGTTGCGGGCGGCACGGAAGTATCCGAGCATTTTGTGCTTCGAGTCGCCTTCGGTGACCAGTAGTTTCAACCCCACTGTGTTTGTTGATATCACTGATTACATTGATGTGAAGGTTGCTGCGGTTGAGCAGCATCGGGATCAAGCATCGAAGCGTTATTTGCGCAGCGATCGGATTCGAGGCATGGCGGTTTTTCGGGGTGCTCAAGGCAAGGTGGAGTTGGCTGAGGGCTTTGAGGTGGTGCGTTTGAAGGATTCGATTGTGGGTCTTTCGAAGATGTCGTCGAAGGTAGTGGACGAAAATTCAGTGAATTTGATTTAG
- a CDS encoding PD-(D/E)XK nuclease family protein has product MQAPREFPDAQQPVARYRRVCEALAQARADNPDPFAHVTIICAPKARESLVCALAAFGPLAGVTILPLAGFVAQSATQLAPRRMLEPADITAEVIQFLHSENSAFREAGIDHQPATRKGLIGAVTRLLALPKAWRTPAHTALRLPQEVARIAAAIAARPDRVTEGEAWEYAGSTALKNPVIIVDFLPRTAREKMLLEQLKKRGAQEVFTSIEDPVFLSVRYADEQAEATGTIRRVREALDRGVPLHRIGVAYCASSSIPDLVAAADQLPLAWLSHTTLIDDPALATLYALLHTPADKPTTHMLAKALSYGCVRWRSTEGKTPRLANFDLLSRKLGVSSVEQFHLEAARSTEAAWVVQLLDDRHRLSQSRSWASWAQAVRELMRTHLQCELSPSAAVAVFDHHLESLSHYDKLTVDFDPDLAEELVSEFLHSSSLANEQGGLYVGAVEDFIGLDLEQLFILGATADNLPRAVPADPAMTWEQRRSSPSEEIDMQRRIFDHVCRTASNTTMSAPVGLSLGPLAQAPSTWLPVELASDATSWHDIPSASHLHGGVLESLAHPEHNPARWRADIFNRRERGVLDEPYNGFFPGGAQWLDLGCELSPTAMDLFLKSPLLFFQRSVLGLSILNDSEGEEIKPTRSGTLFHAIFQQWTTTTWKLDSTRICSAADIDWVKARQDLFAIAEAEFAAFPFGEALLADKLLWWRHAQPVLCAWFDEEQANASQGWVPLAVEQRFATSQREGALRVGPIHSDSDTAWRFTGVMDRIDFHPETGRIRVVDYKTGKPFKTSGSFDTSFPTKTDGLSTLQLHIYGAVIRHALPAGSVDALLAPFGVTGSHCNEDIAVDFWFVQAAENRHVGGCVDQAAEQFLCAQLDRIAAAIRAGQFAPRVVEPRRFGPPADILRLGAKNYERAANAVQEAYAAVEQSAPDFPQGEKR; this is encoded by the coding sequence GTGCAAGCCCCACGCGAATTCCCAGACGCACAGCAGCCTGTCGCACGCTACCGGCGCGTGTGTGAAGCACTAGCGCAGGCGCGCGCGGATAATCCCGACCCCTTCGCACACGTCACAATAATTTGTGCACCCAAGGCGCGTGAATCGCTCGTGTGTGCGCTCGCAGCTTTTGGCCCATTAGCAGGGGTTACAATCCTGCCGCTGGCGGGCTTTGTTGCCCAAAGTGCAACACAGCTTGCCCCACGCCGAATGCTTGAGCCGGCTGATATTACAGCTGAAGTTATCCAATTTCTGCACAGCGAAAACAGTGCGTTCCGCGAAGCCGGTATCGATCACCAGCCGGCCACCCGTAAAGGGCTGATCGGTGCTGTCACAAGGTTGCTTGCGCTACCCAAGGCCTGGCGCACACCAGCCCACACCGCTTTGCGTTTACCGCAGGAGGTCGCCCGCATTGCTGCTGCTATAGCAGCACGCCCTGATCGGGTGACTGAGGGGGAAGCGTGGGAATATGCCGGTAGTACAGCGTTGAAAAATCCGGTGATTATAGTTGATTTTCTTCCGCGCACAGCTCGTGAAAAAATGCTGCTAGAGCAGTTAAAAAAACGCGGGGCTCAAGAAGTATTCACCAGCATTGAGGACCCAGTTTTTCTTTCTGTGCGCTATGCCGATGAGCAAGCAGAGGCAACCGGGACTATTCGGCGTGTGCGTGAAGCCTTGGACCGTGGGGTCCCACTGCACCGGATTGGGGTGGCGTATTGTGCAAGCAGCAGTATTCCTGACCTTGTGGCAGCTGCCGATCAGTTGCCGCTTGCGTGGCTTTCGCATACCACGCTTATCGACGACCCCGCACTCGCCACCCTTTACGCACTGTTACACACCCCAGCAGACAAGCCCACTACGCATATGTTGGCCAAGGCTTTAAGTTATGGTTGCGTTCGCTGGCGCAGCACAGAAGGGAAAACACCACGGCTGGCTAATTTCGATCTTCTAAGCCGCAAGCTAGGGGTATCATCTGTTGAGCAGTTTCATCTTGAAGCTGCTAGGTCAACAGAGGCAGCGTGGGTTGTACAATTGCTCGACGATCGTCACCGTCTATCCCAGTCCCGCTCCTGGGCTAGTTGGGCGCAGGCTGTACGTGAGTTAATGCGCACCCACCTACAGTGTGAACTGTCCCCATCCGCCGCGGTTGCTGTGTTTGACCACCATCTAGAATCTTTGAGCCATTACGATAAGCTCACGGTTGATTTTGATCCGGATTTGGCCGAAGAATTAGTTAGCGAGTTCCTCCACAGCTCAAGCCTCGCCAATGAGCAGGGCGGATTATATGTGGGTGCTGTTGAAGATTTCATCGGTCTCGATCTTGAGCAGCTGTTTATTCTCGGTGCCACAGCAGATAATCTTCCCCGCGCTGTTCCGGCTGATCCGGCAATGACGTGGGAGCAGCGTCGTTCAAGCCCGAGCGAAGAGATTGATATGCAACGGCGCATTTTTGATCATGTTTGTCGCACCGCGAGTAACACCACGATGAGTGCACCGGTGGGCCTTTCCTTAGGCCCGCTGGCGCAGGCACCTAGTACGTGGCTGCCTGTTGAGTTGGCTTCTGATGCAACATCGTGGCATGACATTCCCTCAGCCTCACACCTGCATGGCGGTGTGCTTGAATCATTAGCGCACCCGGAGCACAATCCTGCGCGCTGGCGAGCAGATATTTTTAACCGCCGCGAACGGGGAGTTCTTGATGAACCCTACAATGGTTTCTTCCCTGGCGGTGCACAGTGGTTGGACTTAGGTTGCGAACTTTCCCCCACCGCAATGGATTTGTTTCTCAAATCCCCTTTGCTGTTTTTCCAACGCAGCGTCCTAGGGTTGAGCATTCTCAACGATAGCGAGGGCGAGGAGATCAAACCCACCCGCAGTGGCACGCTTTTCCATGCGATTTTCCAGCAGTGGACTACTACCACATGGAAGCTGGACAGTACGCGGATTTGCTCGGCTGCTGATATTGATTGGGTGAAGGCGCGGCAGGATTTGTTTGCTATCGCCGAAGCAGAGTTTGCGGCCTTCCCCTTTGGTGAAGCGCTCTTAGCAGATAAGCTCCTGTGGTGGCGGCATGCCCAGCCAGTTTTGTGTGCGTGGTTTGATGAAGAACAGGCCAATGCGTCTCAAGGTTGGGTTCCTCTTGCTGTGGAGCAGCGTTTTGCTACCTCTCAACGCGAAGGGGCGTTGCGAGTTGGTCCAATTCACTCCGATTCGGATACTGCGTGGCGTTTTACTGGTGTGATGGACCGGATCGATTTCCACCCAGAAACTGGGCGTATCCGCGTGGTGGATTACAAAACGGGCAAGCCGTTTAAAACAAGTGGTTCTTTTGATACGTCTTTCCCCACGAAAACTGATGGCTTGTCGACATTACAGCTGCACATTTATGGTGCGGTGATTCGTCATGCTCTTCCGGCTGGAAGCGTGGATGCGCTGCTTGCGCCTTTTGGTGTTACAGGAAGTCACTGCAATGAGGATATTGCTGTTGATTTTTGGTTTGTTCAAGCCGCTGAAAATCGCCATGTTGGCGGTTGCGTGGATCAAGCAGCTGAGCAGTTTTTGTGTGCGCAGCTTGACCGTATTGCTGCGGCAATTCGTGCAGGGCAGTTTGCCCCACGGGTTGTGGAGCCGCGACGCTTTGGGCCACCTGCTGATATTTTGCGGCTGGGGGCGAAAAACTATGAGCGTGCCGCGAATGCGGTGCAAGAAGCGTACGCCGCTGTGGAACAATCCGCACCTGATTTTCCTCAAGGAGAGAAACGATGA
- a CDS encoding UvrD-helicase domain-containing protein, whose protein sequence is MTTLHDAQARERITHDVDTCLFVEAGAGSGKTHLLVARLITLVVERGVRLHSIAAITFTEKAAEELTARLRAAFTSIAEDGVHTTAVETREFPDPQLAQQRAHQALVDLPGAAIETLHAFCARIISMYPLEAHVPPIMSIADEFAGAKHERVLREKVSDAISAGLQGNFQAATLTGGKVSDREFSQALRVVCDAGQPASRFYSLAAWMDENWGELIPTLQAPLPVRVHFGVDDARVFARRLRTIVQSCVDHSDGLYPVVREFVAQVEAIVDATDNAASVSTLLGKPKLGSKGTKAAWPEFSSGKAVRDEIKALCEQWDQQVTASFHYPLAVIRSVLVHVVVDYARTRRHSGDLQFHDLIYIADDLVCTTPPVRAALHECFTHILVDEFQDTDPAQLRIVRAISGNGGAPLPGRLFTVGDPKQSIYRFRRADIDTYLSARSSGDADVVSLTTNFRSTRQVLSFVNATFGEWFAQVEEKITAVEDPALAPGVVPFEPLEAYSDNAHTAALRVGLGPGEGSTAARSKQEAYEVIDTIRAAVAGTWMKQTKKGTSAPIALKDIAILVRTHAAARTLMQHCAAAGIPFVAESSSLAYQAEEIVDLHTVIRAIAEPADQYALGAALRTVYLGISDADLAQWRMDGNHFYSHADNPDSPISEGIALIERLRKQAALMPVGDFIGFVCQQLLVAQVITARYANPVAALRRLNYIQAQAHYFTSSCHGSLREYVAWSDRQAEDVQRNNEPQPVDADLDAVKILTIHASKGREFPMVIVAGLQNRINTIPAQQGFHPSSGVVEYSCGGHMRTSGFSDVTAYDTTADEAEYARLFYVAATRAESVLVVCGQPPLKNPRVAGKPLWDACDQAGLDQVISPDEWDIPQDLRFDSGFEFPDTLDTTHREFVDRTDDHWFTGANLKRRHTPSELAHSGADSLLSAVESDHLASVGAALRENHDTNYGNALHELMEHCDPHADLVEAARAVALRYELATSAVQELVNDVETLLASPYIQEAFSSQHYRELPVFGQQELGGHMYVIDGVIDLMYRDGEKWVIADYKSDKAVSAQTVGAYLQQLRLYARVIEPLLDGDIDRLELLFPRQDRVEVRTEKWSQ, encoded by the coding sequence ATGACCACTTTGCACGACGCCCAGGCTCGAGAGCGCATCACCCACGACGTCGATACGTGTCTTTTTGTCGAAGCAGGAGCAGGCAGTGGAAAAACGCATCTCCTTGTTGCCCGGTTGATCACACTCGTTGTTGAGCGCGGGGTGCGTCTGCATTCGATTGCGGCGATTACGTTCACGGAAAAAGCCGCCGAAGAGCTCACCGCGCGATTGCGTGCAGCGTTTACCAGCATTGCCGAGGACGGTGTGCATACTACAGCGGTGGAAACTCGCGAATTCCCTGACCCGCAGCTGGCGCAACAACGCGCACACCAAGCTTTAGTTGATCTGCCAGGTGCTGCGATTGAGACTCTGCATGCTTTTTGTGCGCGCATCATCAGCATGTATCCGCTGGAAGCCCACGTCCCACCGATTATGAGTATCGCGGATGAATTCGCTGGCGCCAAGCATGAGCGGGTGTTGCGTGAGAAGGTATCGGACGCGATCTCTGCCGGCTTGCAAGGGAATTTTCAGGCCGCCACGCTGACCGGCGGAAAGGTGAGTGATCGTGAATTCAGCCAGGCTCTACGCGTGGTCTGTGATGCGGGGCAGCCTGCATCGCGTTTCTACTCGCTTGCGGCGTGGATGGATGAAAACTGGGGCGAGTTGATCCCTACCCTTCAAGCGCCACTGCCGGTGCGGGTGCATTTCGGTGTGGATGATGCGCGGGTGTTCGCCCGTCGTCTGCGCACTATCGTGCAGTCGTGCGTGGATCATTCGGACGGGCTTTATCCCGTTGTGCGTGAATTTGTTGCACAGGTGGAGGCGATTGTTGATGCTACTGATAATGCTGCCAGTGTGTCTACGTTGTTGGGCAAGCCGAAGTTAGGATCGAAGGGGACCAAAGCTGCCTGGCCGGAGTTTTCTTCCGGCAAGGCGGTGCGTGACGAGATCAAGGCATTATGTGAGCAGTGGGATCAGCAGGTCACAGCATCTTTTCACTATCCGCTTGCCGTGATTCGCAGTGTTTTGGTGCATGTGGTGGTCGATTATGCCCGTACCCGCCGTCATTCTGGGGACCTGCAATTTCATGATCTGATTTATATCGCTGATGATCTGGTGTGCACTACTCCTCCTGTGCGGGCTGCGTTGCATGAGTGTTTCACCCATATTTTGGTTGATGAGTTCCAAGATACGGACCCCGCGCAGTTGCGCATCGTGCGTGCGATTAGTGGTAATGGTGGCGCACCGCTGCCTGGCCGGTTGTTTACTGTGGGTGATCCGAAGCAGTCGATTTATCGTTTCCGCAGGGCCGATATTGATACGTATTTAAGTGCCCGCAGCAGTGGCGATGCAGATGTGGTGTCGTTGACTACGAATTTCCGTTCGACTCGCCAAGTTCTCTCCTTTGTTAATGCCACATTCGGCGAGTGGTTTGCTCAGGTAGAAGAGAAGATTACTGCTGTTGAAGATCCTGCGCTCGCCCCTGGTGTAGTTCCTTTCGAGCCCCTTGAAGCATACTCTGATAATGCTCACACCGCAGCACTTCGGGTAGGCCTAGGCCCTGGTGAAGGGTCAACTGCGGCTCGCAGCAAACAGGAAGCGTATGAGGTGATAGATACCATCCGCGCTGCTGTTGCAGGCACCTGGATGAAGCAGACGAAAAAGGGTACTAGCGCCCCGATCGCGTTGAAAGATATAGCGATTCTGGTGCGCACCCACGCGGCAGCGCGCACATTAATGCAGCATTGTGCTGCGGCGGGTATCCCCTTTGTGGCGGAGAGTTCCTCGCTGGCGTATCAGGCTGAAGAGATTGTGGATTTACACACGGTGATTCGTGCGATCGCTGAGCCGGCTGATCAGTATGCGCTTGGGGCTGCGTTGCGCACAGTGTATCTGGGAATTAGTGATGCTGACCTTGCCCAATGGCGCATGGATGGAAACCATTTTTATTCGCATGCGGATAATCCCGACTCCCCGATCAGCGAGGGCATTGCGCTGATTGAGCGGTTGCGGAAACAGGCTGCGTTGATGCCGGTGGGTGATTTTATTGGTTTTGTGTGCCAGCAACTGTTGGTCGCTCAGGTGATCACGGCACGCTACGCCAATCCGGTGGCTGCGTTACGACGCCTAAATTATATCCAAGCACAAGCGCACTATTTCACTTCAAGCTGCCATGGCAGTTTAAGGGAATATGTTGCGTGGTCGGATCGGCAGGCCGAGGATGTTCAGCGTAATAATGAGCCACAGCCGGTTGATGCGGATCTTGATGCTGTGAAGATTTTGACCATTCATGCTTCCAAGGGTCGGGAATTCCCCATGGTGATTGTGGCGGGATTGCAGAATCGCATCAACACCATCCCTGCCCAGCAGGGGTTCCACCCGTCGAGTGGTGTGGTGGAGTATTCCTGCGGTGGGCATATGCGCACCAGTGGTTTTTCTGATGTCACCGCCTATGACACTACTGCCGATGAGGCCGAATATGCTCGTTTGTTCTATGTGGCGGCCACGCGCGCCGAAAGCGTGCTGGTTGTCTGTGGCCAGCCGCCGCTGAAGAATCCGCGGGTTGCGGGCAAACCACTGTGGGATGCCTGCGATCAGGCTGGTCTGGATCAGGTTATTTCCCCGGATGAATGGGATATCCCCCAGGATCTTCGCTTCGATTCAGGGTTTGAATTCCCCGACACACTCGATACAACGCATCGTGAATTCGTGGATCGCACTGATGACCACTGGTTTACTGGAGCTAATCTAAAACGTCGGCATACGCCTTCTGAACTGGCTCATTCAGGTGCCGATTCCCTGCTTTCTGCAGTCGAGTCTGATCACCTCGCATCTGTGGGTGCTGCGTTGCGGGAAAACCATGACACGAACTATGGCAATGCCTTGCATGAGTTGATGGAACACTGTGATCCTCACGCCGATCTTGTTGAGGCTGCCCGTGCCGTGGCTTTGCGCTATGAGCTCGCCACCTCTGCTGTACAAGAACTGGTCAACGATGTCGAAACGCTCCTTGCAAGCCCGTATATTCAGGAAGCTTTCAGCTCTCAGCATTACCGCGAATTGCCGGTTTTTGGCCAGCAGGAACTCGGTGGTCACATGTATGTTATCGATGGCGTGATTGACTTGATGTATCGGGATGGGGAGAAATGGGTGATTGCTGACTACAAATCAGATAAGGCGGTTAGCGCCCAGACTGTGGGGGCGTATTTGCAGCAGCTGCGTCTCTATGCCCGTGTGATCGAACCGCTTCTTGATGGCGACATTGATCGCCTTGAGTTGTTGTTCCCACGTCAGGATCGTGTGGAGGTGCGCACTGAGAAGTGGAGTCAATAA
- a CDS encoding alkaline phosphatase D family protein, which translates to MFTRAFNADAQQHHSNAPHAAFCHGVASGDPLPTSVVLWTRITPEPDAFPGSGRGPDVPVRWEIARDLDFSSVVASGDTVATSASDHTVHVDPFTLEPDTLYFYRFHALGQVSPIGRTRTAPAANADVEQLRIAVCSCANWESGYFSAYRDLAERAQAGLIDIAIHVGDYIYEYERGKMAGKLGAVRAHQPPWETVSLADYRLRYGTYRTDPDLQAAHAAVPWVVTWDDHEIADNAYRDGAKNHQPHEGDYSLRRRNAMQAYFEWQPLRAGNPSEGGHLYRRLNFGQLAELVMLDLRSYRASYGDIRWLTGTNAPDVMGGEQFAWLERQIATSTASWRLVGNSVMLAKLELVAVPHEVRTALQEMIGHDVRTPVMSDQWDGYTSDRERLLSMLSSLDSRTVFFTGDIHSEWGNEIVHNDAVVAAEMVCTSVSAMNVDDYLFLPEFNPLSTTAQQHIMQANNHVKHVQLDAHGYCIATITKNWVEMAWLRVANKADPQSAVTVAAQMRYDGHTLHP; encoded by the coding sequence ATGTTCACACGCGCCTTCAACGCTGATGCCCAACAGCATCACTCAAACGCACCCCATGCAGCATTTTGCCACGGGGTAGCATCAGGCGATCCACTACCCACCAGCGTGGTGCTGTGGACCCGCATCACCCCTGAGCCGGATGCCTTCCCCGGCTCAGGCCGTGGCCCGGATGTGCCGGTACGCTGGGAGATTGCCCGCGATCTCGACTTTAGTAGCGTTGTGGCTTCAGGGGATACTGTGGCTACTAGCGCTTCGGATCATACGGTGCACGTTGATCCTTTCACCTTAGAGCCAGATACCCTGTATTTTTATCGCTTTCATGCTTTAGGTCAGGTTTCACCCATTGGGCGTACCCGCACCGCGCCGGCGGCGAATGCGGATGTGGAGCAATTGCGTATCGCAGTGTGTAGTTGTGCTAATTGGGAATCGGGCTATTTTTCGGCCTATCGGGATTTAGCGGAAAGGGCGCAGGCGGGGCTGATCGATATTGCGATCCATGTGGGCGATTATATTTATGAATATGAGCGCGGGAAAATGGCGGGTAAATTGGGTGCTGTGCGTGCGCACCAGCCCCCGTGGGAAACGGTGAGTCTTGCTGATTATCGGCTGCGGTATGGGACCTATCGCACAGATCCTGATTTGCAGGCTGCTCATGCGGCGGTGCCCTGGGTGGTGACATGGGACGATCATGAGATTGCGGATAATGCGTATCGGGATGGGGCGAAGAATCATCAGCCGCATGAGGGGGATTATTCCCTGCGACGTCGTAACGCAATGCAAGCCTATTTTGAGTGGCAGCCCTTGCGTGCAGGGAACCCTTCGGAAGGCGGACATTTGTATCGCCGATTGAATTTTGGGCAGTTAGCTGAGCTGGTGATGTTGGATTTGCGCAGCTACCGTGCTTCTTATGGCGATATTCGGTGGTTGACTGGTACGAATGCCCCTGATGTGATGGGTGGGGAGCAGTTTGCTTGGCTTGAGCGCCAGATTGCTACGTCGACTGCGAGCTGGCGGCTGGTGGGTAATTCGGTGATGTTGGCGAAGCTGGAGTTGGTGGCAGTCCCCCATGAGGTGCGTACTGCGCTGCAGGAGATGATTGGCCATGATGTGCGCACCCCGGTGATGAGTGATCAGTGGGATGGCTACACCAGTGATCGGGAGCGGTTGTTAAGTATGCTCAGCAGTTTGGATTCGCGGACGGTGTTTTTTACCGGCGATATTCATTCGGAGTGGGGCAATGAGATTGTGCACAATGATGCGGTGGTGGCTGCGGAAATGGTGTGTACATCGGTGTCGGCGATGAATGTGGATGATTATTTGTTCTTGCCGGAGTTTAATCCGTTGTCGACGACCGCGCAGCAGCATATTATGCAGGCTAATAACCATGTCAAGCATGTGCAGTTGGATGCGCATGGCTATTGCATTGCCACGATCACCAAAAATTGGGTGGAAATGGCGTGGCTGAGGGTTGCTAATAAGGCAGATCCGCAAAGCGCTGTGACCGTCGCAGCGCAGATGCGTTACGACGGCCACACACTGCACCCCTGA